From Mustelus asterias chromosome 5, sMusAst1.hap1.1, whole genome shotgun sequence, a single genomic window includes:
- the LOC144493976 gene encoding nephrocan-like: protein MLCQGDCPKRCVCDSSKSVQCYRVTTVPKAIPTDTRKLYLGHNNIKQLRASDFGGLYGIEELALSSCGMEATEAHTFSTLTNLRTLELWKNKLRNVPSKLPSNVEVLKLGNNRIQALCETDFEGLAKLKILDLQNNKISTIRSSVLSSALRLESLVLDSNSLELLSGPLKLPYLKRLSMQNNRLSSLPSNFFSFLPSLRFLSLSGNTFCKIPKNMPPLLWSLKMDKNLISELQIQDLNYLNHLFELSLSENQLSTANDALALTNLSVVDLSKNQLKAVPTRLPAQLQMLDCSHNFIQEVTLQEFAGLCELKHLFLEYNNITVIDVDALQHCLQLSDLALERNQLSSFPKGLPDALLRLDLKGNNITDICKEPVENLKRLRVLNLRNNRLSSLNPDVFGYFPRLRWLYLDGNPWNCTCDLMKIRVLLTTRQLEIKSGYCATPAYYQGETWLSSTKILNSCGYNTMHGVKGKAFLEIAAKIAQGDDRSNVNGPTDNEDYYDYDAD from the exons ATGTTATGCCAAGGCGATTGCCCCAAGAGATGTGTTTGTGACTCTTCTAAATCGGTGCAATGCTACAGAGTTACGACCGTGCCCAAAGCTATTCCAACCGATACTAGAAAGTTATACCTCGGACACAACAACATCAAACAGCTGCGG GCATCAGATTTTGGCGGACTTTATGGCATTGAAGAACTTGCATTATCTTCATGTGGAATGGAAGCAACAGAAGCTCACACATTTTCAACACTGACTAATCTGAGAACCTTAGAGTTATGGAAGAACAAGTTGAGGAATGTTCCCAGTAAGCTTCCCTCCAATGTGGAGGTGCTGAAACTGGGTAACAATCGGATTCAGGCCTTGTGCGAAACTGACTTTGAAGGCTTGGCAAAACTGAAAATCCTTGATCTTCAAAACAATAAGATCTCCACAATTCGTTCTAGTGTTTTGTCATCTGCTCTTAGACTAGAAAGTCTTGTTTTGGATAGTAATAGCCTTGAGTTGTTATCAGGACCATTAAAACTTCCTTATCTGAAACGTTTAAGCATGCAAAATAACAGGCTGTCTTCTCTACCATCAAATTTCTTTAGTTTCTTACCATCACTGCGCTTTCTCAGTTTATCAGGGAATACATTTTGCAAGATTCCAAAAAATATGCCACCTTTATTGTGGTCTTTAAAGATGGACAAAAATCTGATCAGTGAATTGCAGATTCAAGACTTAAACTATCTTAATCACCTCTTTGAGCTCTCCCTTTCTGAAAATCAACTTTCTACAGCAAATGATGCACTGGCTTTGACAAACTTATCCGTAGTGGACCTGTCTAAAAATCAACTCAAAGCAGTTCCTACTCGACTGCCAGCACAATTACAAATGTTGGATTGCAGTCACAACTTCATACAAGAAGTTACGCTGCAGGAATTTGCTGGATTGTGTGAGCTGAAACATTTGTTTCTGGAATACAACAACATTACAGTTATTGATgtagatgcactgcagcactgTTTGCAACTTTCAGACCTAGCGTTGGAGCGAAACCAATTGTCATCCTTCCCAAAAGG GCTTCCTGATGCTCTTTTAAGGCTAGATCTGAAAGGAAATAATATTACAGACATTTGTAAAGAACCAGTGGAAAATTTGAAGCGGCTGCGAGTTCTGAATCTACGTAACAACAGGTTATCATCGCTTAACCCTGATGTATTTGGATATTTTCCTCGTCTCAGGTGGCTCTATCTGGATGGTAACCCCTGGAACTGTACATGTGACCTCATGAAAATCAGAGTCTTATTGACTACAAGACAGCTGGAGATCAAAAGTGGCTACTGTGCAACTCCAGCCTATTATCAAGGTGAGACCTGGCTATCTTCCACCAAGATTCTGAACAGTTGTGGATATAACACAATGCATGGTGTAAAAGGAAAAGCATTTCTTGAAATTGCTGCAAAGATAGCACAGGGGGATGATCGCTCAAATGTTAATGGTCCAACTGATAATGAAGATTATTATGACTATGATGCAGACTAA